Proteins from a genomic interval of Oncorhynchus kisutch isolate 150728-3 linkage group LG28, Okis_V2, whole genome shotgun sequence:
- the LOC109872821 gene encoding protein MIS12 homolog has protein sequence MSPSSLKLYEAQFFGFIPQTCMVRVYRAFQDFLNELLLVVEAVFVRKLSGTDPNGEQLCSRARECSQKLQIFLQERFKRLTCLMGTVLVNNVLSVPPNVLLPDDQPHKKYFQCLEEVLNLESSLAELQLVYQAEVCGRQALLAELEEQREVQEQLDGILRWIVELQAAWMQEGMASFHDSFHVMM, from the coding sequence atgtctccctcctccctcaagCTGTACGAGGCACAGTTCTTTGGCTTCATCCCTCAGACCTGCATGGTGAGGGTATACAGAGCCTTTCAGGACTTCCTGAACGAATTACTGCTTGTTGTAGAAGCGGTGTTCGTGAGAAAACTAAGCGGGACTGATCCCAATGGAGAGCAACTATGTTCAAGGGCAAGAGAATGCTCCCAAAAGTTGCAGATATTCCTTCAGGAACGCTTCAAACGTCTGACTTGTCTCATGGGAACTGTTTTAGTCAACAATGTCCTCTCAGTCCCGCCTAATGTGTTGTTACCTGATGACCAGCCACACAAAAAGTACTTTCAATGTTTAGAGGAGGTTCTTAATCTGGAGTCTTCCCTGGCGGAGCTGCAACTGGTGTACCAGGCAGAGGTGTGTGGCAGGCAGGCCTTGCTGGCTGAACTGGAGGAGCAAAGAGAGGTCCAAGAGCAGCTGGATGGAATCCTAAGGTGGATTGTAGAACTACAGGCAGCGTGGATGCAGGAGGGAATGGCCAGCTTCCACGACAGCTTCCATGTGATGATGTAA